In a single window of the Deltaproteobacteria bacterium genome:
- a CDS encoding ABC transporter permease, protein MKHWIAFWNILVKDMRGYYLKPPNVSWGIIFPLAWTGMFFIRTGSATDNLLNVLPGVVGVSILFGTTSMLAVTVTFEKKNRSFERLLLAPVPFELLMLAKTSGAILFGMANAIVPMVMAAWIIDLGTVAWGAFVSTVALLAVASTFLGLFIAVAVSEVFEAQTFSNFFRFPMIFLCGLFFPIERLPFFLKPLAYALPMTYGADALHGSIRGVQALSMGLDLAMLALFCVGLFVVSLRNIRKSWIA, encoded by the coding sequence ATGAAGCACTGGATCGCGTTCTGGAATATCCTGGTCAAGGACATGCGCGGCTATTATCTCAAGCCGCCCAATGTCAGCTGGGGCATCATTTTTCCCCTGGCCTGGACCGGCATGTTCTTCATCCGCACGGGCAGCGCCACGGACAACCTCCTGAACGTGTTGCCGGGGGTGGTCGGGGTGTCCATTCTGTTCGGGACCACGTCCATGCTCGCGGTGACGGTGACTTTCGAGAAGAAAAACAGATCCTTCGAGCGTCTGCTGCTGGCGCCTGTTCCCTTCGAGCTGCTCATGCTGGCCAAGACCAGTGGCGCCATTTTGTTCGGCATGGCCAACGCCATCGTGCCCATGGTCATGGCCGCCTGGATAATCGATCTGGGCACAGTAGCCTGGGGGGCCTTCGTGTCGACCGTGGCCCTGCTGGCCGTGGCCTCGACCTTTCTTGGCCTGTTCATTGCCGTGGCCGTGAGCGAAGTTTTCGAGGCTCAGACCTTTTCCAATTTTTTCCGCTTTCCCATGATTTTTTTGTGCGGCCTGTTTTTTCCCATCGAACGGCTGCCATTTTTCCTCAAACCCCTGGCTTATGCCCTGCCCATGACCTATGGCGCGGACGCTCTCCATGGGAGCATCCGGGGTGTCCAGGCCCTGTCCATGGGACTGGATCTGGCCATGTTGGCCCTATTTTGCGTCGGGCTTTTTGTGGTCAGTTTGCGTAATATCCGCAAAAGCTGGATCGCCTGA
- a CDS encoding branched-chain amino acid ABC transporter permease, with protein sequence LITDIRPIGLDYALPAMFIALLLGQLKSRLHVVVGLAAGALSTALMLAGLSQSHVLAATILAATLGLGVHAWTSKQSS encoded by the coding sequence CCCTGATCACGGACATCCGCCCCATCGGCCTGGATTACGCCCTGCCGGCCATGTTCATCGCCCTGCTCCTGGGGCAGCTCAAATCCCGCCTGCATGTCGTCGTGGGCCTGGCCGCCGGCGCGCTGTCCACGGCCCTGATGCTGGCCGGCCTGAGCCAATCCCACGTTCTGGCCGCGACCATCCTGGCCGCAACCCTTGGCCTTGGAGTTCACGCATGGACCAGCAAACAATCTTCCTGA
- a CDS encoding ABC transporter ATP-binding protein has product MDVHQDRLAIEVRGLAKSFDGVRAVDGVDFEVRQGELFGFLGPNGAGKTTTINMLTGLARPDAGSIHLAGIDCVAHPRSAQHLIGVVPDESNLYPELSGFDNLCFCAALYGMGKAERQARARELLAMFDLTDAAGRLFAGYSKGMKRKLTIAAGIIHRPEILFLDEPTTGIDVASARHLRQLVADLHRAGTTIFLTTHYIEEAERLCGRIAFILSGRIVLIDSVENLLQPVRSKHVVLLSCPQGAGGVRDELAAAFPDLDMTTQGKGGIRVEADAPIRAGQLVRFLEERDVEVSEARKIRPSLEDVFVRITGVEAGIMRKDKEKKGGGR; this is encoded by the coding sequence ACGGCGTGGATTTCGAGGTCCGCCAGGGGGAGCTGTTCGGTTTTTTGGGACCCAACGGGGCTGGTAAGACCACGACCATCAACATGCTGACCGGCCTGGCCAGGCCCGACGCGGGCTCGATCCATCTCGCCGGGATCGATTGCGTGGCCCATCCCCGCTCGGCCCAGCATCTCATCGGCGTGGTCCCGGACGAAAGCAATCTGTATCCGGAGCTGAGCGGTTTCGACAATCTGTGCTTCTGCGCCGCCTTGTACGGCATGGGCAAGGCCGAGCGTCAGGCTCGGGCGCGGGAACTTCTGGCGATGTTTGATCTGACGGACGCGGCCGGACGCCTGTTCGCCGGGTATTCCAAGGGCATGAAGCGCAAGCTGACCATTGCCGCCGGCATCATCCATCGTCCGGAAATTTTGTTTCTGGACGAGCCGACCACGGGCATTGACGTGGCCAGCGCCCGACATCTGCGCCAGCTCGTGGCCGATCTGCACCGCGCCGGGACGACCATTTTTCTGACCACGCACTACATCGAGGAGGCGGAGCGGTTGTGCGGCCGCATCGCCTTCATTCTTTCGGGGCGCATTGTGCTGATCGATTCGGTGGAAAATCTTCTCCAGCCCGTTCGCTCCAAGCACGTGGTTTTGTTGAGCTGCCCCCAGGGGGCGGGCGGCGTGCGGGACGAACTGGCGGCGGCATTTCCCGATTTGGACATGACGACGCAGGGCAAGGGGGGGATCCGGGTCGAGGCCGACGCGCCCATTCGCGCCGGACAGTTGGTCCGTTTTCTGGAAGAACGGGATGTCGAGGTCTCCGAGGCCCGGAAGATCCGGCCCAGCCTGGAGGATGTCTTTGTCCGGATCACGGGCGTCGAGGCCGGAATCATGCGCAAGGACAAGGAAAAAAAAGGAGGTGGCCGATGA
- a CDS encoding AzlD domain-containing protein, with translation MDQQTIFLTIVGMMAVTYVPRALPVLALARRSLPEAVIRWLGFIPVAVLSAMLVPSLVATKEGLDFSTDNIFLWAALPTFLVCWKTKSFVGAVVTGMSCVALGRYLLP, from the coding sequence ATGGACCAGCAAACAATCTTCCTGACCATTGTCGGCATGATGGCCGTGACCTATGTTCCGCGCGCCCTGCCCGTCCTGGCCCTGGCGCGGCGTTCGCTGCCCGAGGCCGTCATCCGCTGGCTGGGTTTCATTCCGGTGGCCGTGCTCTCGGCCATGCTCGTGCCGTCCCTGGTCGCCACCAAGGAAGGGCTTGATTTTTCCACCGACAATATATTCTTGTGGGCGGCCCTGCCGACCTTCCTGGTCTGCTGGAAAACCAAGAGCTTTGTCGGGGCCGTGGTCACGGGCATGAGCTGCGTGGCCCTGGGCCGGTATCTGCTTCCGTAA
- a CDS encoding PLP-dependent aminotransferase family protein codes for MSFRFTRRIQNTPKSFIREILKVTQDPSIISFAGGLPNPGLFPIAQLQDAARETLATAGARALQYSTTEGHPELRAWIAARYARRGVTVHPDQVLITTGSQQCLDLLGKLFIEQGDEVVLERPSYLGTIQAFTMFEPKFVTVDLENDGPNLDQVEACLATGRPKLFYAVPNFQNPSGLTYSQAKREALGKLLVKYPETIFIEDDPYGELRFSGEHHQPLFAHTGGRSIMLGSFSKITVPGFRLGWMVAPEEIIRLAVKAKQAADLHSSTFNQFVIHEFLSRHDIDDHIAKITERYGAQSQAMVRALEREAPAGVTFTRPEGGMFSWVRLPAGTGSCMDLFNLAIAQKVAFVPGMPFYTDGTGQDTLRLNFSNASEATIDEGITRLGACMKEFLN; via the coding sequence ATGAGTTTCCGCTTCACCCGCCGCATCCAGAACACGCCGAAATCGTTCATCCGCGAAATCCTGAAAGTCACCCAGGACCCGAGCATCATTTCCTTTGCCGGCGGCCTGCCCAATCCGGGACTTTTTCCCATCGCCCAACTCCAGGACGCGGCCCGGGAAACCCTGGCCACGGCCGGCGCACGGGCATTGCAGTACTCCACCACGGAAGGCCACCCCGAACTGCGGGCCTGGATCGCGGCCCGTTACGCCCGCCGGGGCGTGACCGTGCATCCGGACCAGGTGCTGATCACCACCGGCTCCCAGCAGTGCCTGGATCTACTCGGCAAGCTCTTCATCGAACAGGGCGACGAGGTTGTCCTGGAGCGGCCGAGCTACCTCGGCACCATCCAGGCCTTCACCATGTTCGAGCCAAAATTCGTGACCGTGGACCTGGAAAACGACGGCCCCAACCTGGATCAGGTCGAAGCCTGCCTAGCCACGGGCCGGCCAAAGCTCTTCTACGCCGTGCCCAATTTCCAGAACCCCTCGGGCCTGACCTATTCCCAGGCCAAACGCGAGGCCCTGGGCAAGCTGCTCGTCAAATACCCGGAAACCATCTTCATCGAGGACGATCCCTACGGCGAGCTGCGCTTTTCCGGCGAGCATCACCAGCCGCTTTTCGCCCACACCGGCGGCCGGAGCATCATGCTCGGCAGTTTTTCCAAGATCACGGTGCCGGGCTTCCGCCTGGGCTGGATGGTCGCGCCCGAGGAAATCATCCGCCTGGCGGTCAAGGCCAAACAGGCGGCGGACCTGCACTCCTCGACCTTCAACCAGTTCGTCATCCATGAATTCCTGAGCCGACACGACATCGACGACCACATCGCCAAAATCACCGAGCGCTATGGCGCCCAGTCCCAGGCCATGGTCCGGGCCCTGGAACGGGAGGCCCCGGCGGGCGTCACCTTCACCCGGCCCGAGGGCGGCATGTTCTCCTGGGTGCGTCTGCCCGCCGGCACGGGAAGCTGCATGGACCTGTTCAATCTGGCCATCGCCCAAAAAGTGGCCTTCGTGCCGGGCATGCCCTTCTACACCGACGGCACGGGCCAGGACACCCTGCGCCTGAACTTCTCCAACGCCTCGGAGGCGACCATCGACGAAGGCATCACTCGCCTGGGCGCCTGCATGAAGGAATTCCTGAACTAA